A window of the Phaenicophaeus curvirostris isolate KB17595 chromosome 9, BPBGC_Pcur_1.0, whole genome shotgun sequence genome harbors these coding sequences:
- the CLRN3 gene encoding clarin-3: MPSRKKTTMFASAFLTCVCSFVMICVVLATQHWMSSEVHFSHTNSSVTVSLTYGLFTGTCEQFVDMGLQVSEKTFQVADKLSNTKAKSIITAIIVILVLGLLSSLLSSGITCTNAVSNPYQTFLGPIGVYTWNSLCGIFVLICMILFPVNVEGNGLSIELAHGCISLPQTHIKSAHTYGYSYWIMLLIILLNIASIIIIYFYDHARYSKKKEQERPIENAPKDVILF; the protein is encoded by the exons ATGCCGTCCCGAAAAAAGACAACCATGTTTGCATCTGCTTTTTTAACCTGTGTTTGCTCTTTTGTGATGATTTGTGTTGTTCTGGCGACTCAGCACTGGATGAGTAGTGAGGTTCACTTTTCTCACACAAACTCCAGTGTTACCGTCAGCCTCACCTATGGACTTTTTACAGGTACCTGTGAACAGTTTGTGGATATGGGACTTCAGGTTTCAGAAAAGACTTTCCAAG TTGCAGATAAGCTGAGTAACACCAAGGCGAAAAGCATAATCACTGCAATTATTGTGATTCTGGTTCTTGGTTTGCTGAGTTCTCTTCTGAGTTCTGGAATTACCTGCACTAACGCTGTCAGTAATCCCTACCAGACATTTTTGGGACCCATTGGAGTCTATACCTGGAATTCCTTATGTG GAATCTTCGTACTTATATGCATGATACTTTTTCCCGTGAATGTCGAAGGGAATGGTCTATCTATAGAACTGGCCCATGGATGTATTTCTTTACCACAGACACATATAAAATCTGCACACACTTACGGATATTCATATTGGATCATGCTGCTCATCATTTTACTGAACATTGCTTCTATCATCATCATCTATTTCTATGATCATGCAAGATATTCCaagaagaaagaacaggaaagacCCATTGAAAATGCACCAAAAGACGTCATTCTGTTTTAA